The following are encoded in a window of Solidesulfovibrio magneticus RS-1 genomic DNA:
- a CDS encoding substrate-binding domain-containing protein produces the protein MEKETGASRRRFLQLAAASAGTALLGARPAAASGPGEVLQVWSCGGLAEAMMPANAAFEAARGATVVYTGAFAAALGKSLLGSATTDVFAGRVLDLAKKLRAEGKMAWFKPLCFTQYVLVTPKGNPAGIASVADLARSGVKVVLAPEASPPGGAAAFKILEKAGVLEAAKKNAVVMGSCVQRTMDDVIAGRGDVSVVELRLTRLPAFAGRVDIVPIDEKLFPPPPMTFTVGVMQSAKNRELAEAYAGYLVSPEGQAHFERMGFVPAVSDKGRELVEKYGVRDV, from the coding sequence ATGGAAAAGGAAACTGGCGCGTCGCGCCGGCGGTTTTTGCAATTGGCCGCGGCCTCGGCCGGGACGGCGCTCCTGGGAGCGCGGCCGGCGGCCGCTTCGGGCCCGGGCGAGGTGTTGCAGGTCTGGTCCTGCGGCGGGCTGGCCGAGGCCATGATGCCGGCCAACGCCGCCTTCGAGGCGGCGCGCGGGGCCACGGTCGTCTATACCGGAGCCTTTGCCGCCGCCCTGGGCAAGTCGCTTCTGGGATCGGCCACCACCGACGTCTTCGCCGGCCGGGTTCTCGATCTGGCCAAGAAATTGCGGGCCGAGGGCAAGATGGCCTGGTTCAAGCCCTTGTGCTTCACCCAATACGTGCTGGTCACGCCCAAGGGCAATCCGGCCGGCATCGCCAGCGTGGCCGACCTGGCCCGGTCCGGCGTCAAGGTGGTACTGGCCCCGGAGGCCTCGCCGCCTGGCGGCGCGGCGGCGTTTAAAATCCTGGAAAAGGCCGGCGTTCTGGAAGCGGCCAAGAAAAACGCCGTTGTCATGGGCAGTTGCGTCCAGCGCACCATGGACGACGTCATTGCCGGCCGGGGCGATGTCTCGGTGGTGGAACTGCGGCTTACCCGCCTGCCGGCCTTCGCCGGGCGGGTGGACATCGTGCCCATCGACGAGAAGCTCTTCCCCCCGCCGCCCATGACTTTCACCGTGGGCGTCATGCAAAGCGCCAAAAACCGGGAACTGGCCGAGGCCTATGCCGGCTATCTCGTTTCGCCCGAGGGCCAAGCCCATTTCGAGCGCATGGGCTTCGTGCCGGCCGTGTCGGACAAGGGCCGCGAACTGGTGGAAAAATACGGAGTGCGGGATGTCTGA
- the modA gene encoding molybdate ABC transporter substrate-binding protein, with amino-acid sequence MKKLLLTLALCLSLAAPAAAGDITVSAAASLTDAFNEIKGVFTKDHPGVNVTFNFAASGALLSQMAQGAPVDVFASADQKTMDQAVEKKLVDVPTRVNFVQNALVMAVPADNPAKLKDLTNLTAPAVKRIAVGNPDSVPVGRYTKAALTKTGLWDAISGKFVLAESVRQVLDYLSRGEVDAGFVYATDAKQGGDKVKTILEVPVETPVTYPIAVLEAAKDKKDAAAFVAFVTGSKGQAILAKYGFKKP; translated from the coding sequence ATGAAAAAACTGCTGCTTACCCTGGCCCTGTGCCTTTCTCTGGCCGCTCCGGCCGCCGCCGGCGACATCACCGTCTCCGCCGCCGCCAGCCTCACCGACGCCTTCAATGAAATCAAGGGCGTGTTCACCAAGGACCATCCCGGCGTCAACGTGACGTTTAATTTCGCCGCCTCCGGCGCGCTGCTCTCCCAGATGGCCCAGGGCGCGCCCGTGGACGTCTTTGCCTCGGCCGACCAGAAGACCATGGACCAGGCCGTCGAGAAAAAGCTCGTTGACGTGCCGACGCGGGTCAACTTCGTCCAGAACGCCCTGGTCATGGCCGTGCCGGCCGATAACCCGGCCAAGCTCAAGGACCTGACCAATCTCACCGCGCCGGCCGTCAAGCGCATCGCCGTCGGCAACCCCGATTCCGTGCCGGTCGGACGTTACACCAAGGCGGCGCTGACCAAGACCGGCCTGTGGGACGCCATCTCCGGCAAGTTTGTTCTGGCCGAGTCCGTGCGCCAGGTGCTCGACTACCTGTCCCGGGGCGAGGTCGATGCCGGTTTCGTCTACGCCACCGACGCCAAGCAGGGCGGCGACAAGGTCAAGACCATCCTTGAAGTGCCCGTGGAAACCCCGGTCACCTACCCCATCGCCGTGTTGGAAGCTGCCAAGGACAAAAAAGACGCCGCCGCCTTCGTGGCTTTCGTCACCGGCTCCAAGGGACAGGCCATCCTGGCCAAGTACGGCTTCAAGAAGCCCTAA
- a CDS encoding Mbeg1-like protein, giving the protein MTLTAANLDASLAVITEASYREDASLISALEGAGYVQLDLDGDGNGTSKAGSAAFDAWTTVANNQTVAVIAFRGTDDIDYSTDGLTAYLGSADAAYWFDTVGYYDQLSAKTAAFDAAVDSLGIGQVYVTGHSLGGAAAQAYMAAHPDDADTRYAAVVFGSMGLSGDDAGYAADARIVNFVAPSDYSTQLGTQTAGLTVSFSDAAGSLDSGLDLSTLLADPASYLSVHGTGLYLTAAADYDAAKAGIPSTETTTFFTSTVTLGGLTLTVSPLG; this is encoded by the coding sequence ATGACCCTGACCGCCGCCAATCTTGACGCCTCCCTGGCTGTTATCACCGAGGCCAGCTACCGAGAAGACGCCTCCCTGATAAGCGCCCTGGAAGGGGCCGGCTACGTCCAGCTCGACCTTGACGGCGACGGCAACGGCACGTCAAAGGCCGGCAGCGCCGCCTTCGACGCCTGGACCACGGTAGCCAACAATCAGACCGTGGCCGTCATCGCCTTTCGCGGCACCGACGACATCGATTATTCCACCGACGGCCTGACGGCTTATCTCGGCAGCGCCGACGCCGCCTACTGGTTCGACACCGTGGGCTACTACGACCAGCTTTCGGCCAAGACGGCCGCTTTTGACGCCGCCGTGGACAGCCTCGGCATCGGCCAGGTCTACGTGACCGGCCACAGCCTCGGCGGCGCGGCCGCCCAGGCCTACATGGCCGCGCATCCCGACGACGCCGACACGCGCTACGCCGCCGTGGTCTTCGGCTCCATGGGCCTGTCCGGCGATGACGCCGGCTATGCCGCCGATGCGCGCATCGTCAATTTCGTCGCGCCGTCGGACTATTCCACGCAGCTCGGCACACAAACCGCCGGCCTGACCGTGAGCTTCAGCGACGCCGCAGGCAGCCTCGACTCGGGCCTTGACCTGTCCACACTGCTGGCCGATCCGGCTTCCTACTTAAGCGTCCACGGCACGGGCCTGTACCTGACCGCCGCCGCCGACTATGACGCGGCCAAAGCCGGCATCCCTTCCACCGAGACGACCACGTTCTTCACCTCCACGGTGACGCTTGGCGGCCTGACCCTGACCGTTTCGCCGCTCGGCTAG
- a CDS encoding radical SAM protein: protein MTTEKDLSKHPCFNRESAGTCGRVHLPIAPKCNIMCNFCNRKYDCVSESRPGVTSAVLSPAQALLYMDKVLEKEPRITVVGIAGPGDPLANPETIETIALLKDKYPHLLFCLSTNGLALPAHAKTLAELGVTHVTVTVNAVDPKIGAKVYSWARDGKVILRGEAAAALLLSRQLEGIKILKEHDVIVKSNTIVIPGVNDHHVLEVSKTLSELGVDIQNIMPIFPVADTPFADVPAPTHELIHNLREKAKDVVPQMTHCKRCRADAVGLLGKDLSGEMAGILGDCAKALPGVDLAKRPYVAVASREGLLVNMHLGEAHKFQIWKQDGDNFVFVEDRYAPEPGGGTKRWIDMAKLLLDCRAVLIAACGETPRKVLADSGVLPYECSGLVESALAEVYGAGDLSKLKSRRKGLGKACCGGGGEGC, encoded by the coding sequence ATGACCACCGAAAAGGACCTCTCCAAGCACCCGTGCTTCAATCGCGAATCCGCCGGAACCTGCGGCCGCGTCCATCTGCCCATCGCGCCGAAGTGCAACATCATGTGCAACTTCTGCAACCGCAAGTACGATTGCGTCAGCGAATCGCGCCCGGGCGTCACCAGCGCCGTGCTCTCCCCGGCCCAGGCCCTGCTCTACATGGACAAGGTGCTGGAAAAGGAACCCCGCATCACCGTGGTCGGCATCGCCGGCCCGGGCGACCCCCTGGCCAATCCCGAGACCATCGAGACCATCGCGCTTCTCAAGGACAAGTACCCGCATCTGCTCTTCTGCCTGTCCACCAACGGCCTGGCCCTGCCTGCCCACGCCAAGACCCTGGCCGAACTGGGCGTCACCCACGTCACCGTCACGGTCAACGCCGTGGACCCGAAAATCGGGGCCAAGGTCTATTCCTGGGCCCGCGACGGCAAGGTCATCCTGCGGGGCGAGGCCGCGGCCGCCCTGCTGCTGTCCCGCCAGCTCGAAGGTATTAAGATCCTCAAGGAACACGACGTCATCGTCAAATCCAACACCATCGTCATCCCTGGCGTCAACGACCATCACGTGCTGGAGGTCTCCAAGACCCTGTCGGAGCTTGGCGTGGACATCCAAAACATCATGCCCATCTTCCCGGTGGCCGACACGCCCTTTGCCGACGTGCCCGCCCCCACCCACGAGCTCATCCACAACCTGCGCGAAAAGGCCAAGGACGTGGTGCCCCAGATGACCCATTGCAAGCGTTGCCGGGCCGACGCCGTGGGGCTTCTGGGCAAGGACCTCTCGGGCGAGATGGCCGGCATCCTCGGCGACTGCGCCAAGGCGCTGCCGGGCGTGGACCTGGCCAAGCGGCCCTACGTCGCCGTGGCCAGCCGCGAGGGGCTTCTCGTCAACATGCACCTGGGCGAGGCCCACAAGTTCCAGATTTGGAAACAGGACGGCGACAACTTCGTCTTTGTCGAGGACCGCTACGCGCCCGAACCGGGCGGCGGTACCAAGCGCTGGATCGACATGGCCAAGCTTCTTCTGGATTGCCGGGCCGTGCTCATCGCCGCCTGCGGCGAGACACCGCGCAAGGTTCTGGCCGATTCCGGGGTGCTGCCCTACGAATGCTCGGGTCTGGTGGAATCGGCCCTGGCCGAGGTCTACGGCGCGGGTGACCTGTCCAAGCTCAAAAGCCGACGCAAGGGTCTGGGCAAGGCCTGTTGCGGCGGCGGTGGCGAGGGCTGCTAG
- a CDS encoding tetratricopeptide repeat protein, translating to MSTDMTAVPEQDEEHDENPLAHCRILGVYSLVKAAGTGHGATTRTYEQKTLWFVRRTEDDEYVVQALNANSIPSGPLAVVTKGEFIKNYTPEVGYYEKRCLPFVDSLKKKLAQADKYLADDDLDAAEKEFCKALLLDEKHPKANIELGKIHMHKGDGKKLAAAMRRLMSNDAIFQEQERHLFNEFGISLRKEKHFTEAIAFYGKALEHNDADENLHFNIARALAESGHIDRAVSHLETALSLDPAFDAARKYRDFLAKNGAAGAVSEGGSPS from the coding sequence GTGTCCACTGATATGACGGCCGTTCCCGAGCAGGATGAGGAACACGACGAGAACCCACTGGCCCATTGCCGCATCCTGGGCGTGTATTCCCTGGTCAAGGCGGCGGGCACCGGCCATGGGGCCACGACCCGCACCTATGAACAAAAAACCCTGTGGTTCGTGCGTCGTACCGAGGACGACGAATATGTAGTGCAGGCGCTTAACGCCAATTCCATCCCCTCGGGGCCGCTGGCTGTCGTCACCAAGGGCGAATTCATCAAAAACTACACTCCTGAAGTAGGATATTACGAGAAGCGCTGCCTGCCCTTTGTCGATTCGCTCAAAAAAAAGCTGGCCCAGGCCGACAAGTACCTGGCCGATGACGACCTGGACGCGGCGGAAAAGGAATTCTGCAAGGCCCTGCTCCTGGACGAGAAGCATCCCAAGGCCAACATCGAGCTTGGCAAGATCCACATGCACAAGGGCGACGGCAAGAAGCTGGCCGCGGCCATGCGCCGGCTTATGAGCAACGACGCCATCTTCCAGGAACAGGAACGCCATCTGTTCAACGAATTCGGCATCAGCCTGCGCAAGGAAAAGCACTTCACCGAGGCCATCGCCTTTTACGGCAAGGCCCTGGAACACAACGACGCTGACGAGAATCTGCATTTCAACATCGCCCGCGCCCTGGCCGAATCCGGGCATATCGACAGGGCCGTCAGCCACCTGGAAACCGCCCTGTCCCTGGACCCCGCGTTTGACGCCGCCCGCAAGTACCGTGATTTTCTGGCCAAAAACGGCGCTGCCGGGGCTGTTTCCGAAGGCGGTAGCCCGTCATGA
- a CDS encoding nitrogenase component 1 translates to MSDSPYVSTTNACKLCTPLGAALAFRGVEGAIPFLHGSQGCATYMRRYIISHFREPMDIASSALGEKQAVFGGGPNLKKGILNVMSKYGASVVGVATTCLTETIGDDVPRLLAEFRKEFSDLPLPEIVHVSTPSYSGTHMEGWHAAVAALASQLVQVKAEPQRRVNLMPGLVSPADLRHLKDILADFGVAATVLPDISDSMDRPALLDYEKLPAGGTTLADIRAMSGALGSIECGRADHVAESAGANLERRFGVKNLRVGIPVGIRESDAFFAALEELTDVPTPKKYQDERGRLVDAYVDGHKYVAGKRAIVYGEEDLVIAMTAFLAEIGVKPILCATGATCKNFKAQLAAVTEGLLPEPPEAREGVDFHDIAEQAADLAPDLLVGHSKGYTYAKAWNVPLMRVGFPIHDRFGGQRMRHVAYGGTQELFDRLVNVVLERKQEDSAVGYGYL, encoded by the coding sequence ATGAGCGACTCGCCCTACGTCTCCACCACCAATGCCTGCAAGCTGTGCACGCCGCTGGGCGCCGCCCTGGCCTTTCGGGGCGTCGAAGGGGCCATCCCCTTCCTGCACGGCTCCCAGGGCTGCGCCACCTACATGCGCCGCTACATCATCAGCCATTTCCGCGAGCCCATGGACATCGCCTCCTCGGCCCTGGGCGAAAAGCAGGCCGTCTTCGGCGGCGGGCCCAACCTTAAAAAGGGCATCCTCAATGTCATGAGCAAGTACGGCGCGTCGGTGGTCGGCGTGGCCACCACCTGCCTGACCGAGACCATCGGCGACGACGTGCCCCGGCTGCTGGCGGAATTTCGCAAGGAGTTCAGCGATCTGCCCCTGCCCGAGATCGTCCATGTCTCCACCCCGAGCTACTCCGGCACCCACATGGAAGGCTGGCACGCCGCCGTGGCCGCCCTGGCTTCCCAGCTCGTGCAGGTCAAGGCCGAGCCGCAGCGGCGGGTCAACCTCATGCCCGGCCTGGTGTCGCCGGCCGACCTGCGGCACTTAAAGGACATCCTGGCCGACTTCGGCGTGGCCGCCACGGTCCTGCCGGACATCTCCGACTCCATGGACCGGCCGGCCCTGCTCGACTACGAAAAGCTCCCGGCCGGCGGCACCACCCTGGCCGACATCCGGGCCATGTCCGGGGCCCTGGGGTCCATCGAATGCGGCCGGGCCGACCATGTTGCCGAATCGGCCGGGGCCAACCTGGAACGCCGCTTTGGCGTCAAGAACCTCCGGGTCGGCATCCCGGTCGGCATCCGCGAGTCTGACGCCTTTTTCGCCGCCCTGGAAGAGCTGACCGACGTGCCCACCCCCAAGAAGTACCAGGACGAGCGCGGCCGGCTGGTGGACGCCTATGTGGACGGCCACAAGTACGTGGCCGGCAAGCGCGCCATCGTCTACGGCGAGGAAGACTTGGTCATCGCCATGACGGCCTTTTTGGCCGAGATCGGGGTCAAGCCCATCCTGTGCGCCACCGGCGCGACCTGCAAGAACTTCAAGGCCCAGCTCGCCGCCGTGACCGAGGGGCTCTTGCCCGAACCGCCCGAGGCGCGCGAAGGCGTGGACTTCCACGACATCGCCGAGCAGGCGGCCGATCTGGCCCCGGATCTGCTGGTCGGCCACAGCAAGGGCTACACCTACGCCAAGGCCTGGAACGTGCCGCTCATGCGGGTGGGGTTCCCCATCCACGACCGCTTCGGCGGCCAGCGGATGCGCCATGTGGCCTACGGCGGAACCCAGGAACTTTTCGACCGACTCGTCAACGTCGTCTTGGAACGCAAGCAGGAAGACAGCGCCGTGGGTTACGGCTATCTCTAA
- a CDS encoding ATP-binding cassette domain-containing protein has protein sequence MRIVVDIQKTYCCGGREFHLDAAFAVSGNRAVLFGASGSGKTLTLRALAGLLRPDSGSISVDGRVFFDSAQDVFVPPRLRRIGYVFQDYALFPHLTVRQNVAFGLSPLTGRLTPQAAEHVQKTLALFGIEGLADLRPARISGGQRQRVALARALVCEPGALLLDEPFSALDIPLRQKVRAELAGILSRLDIPLIMVTHDPADVAFFGGEVVRYGEGRVIDMHSAEDMRRSMVKVA, from the coding sequence ATGCGCATTGTCGTGGACATCCAGAAAACCTACTGCTGCGGTGGACGCGAATTTCATCTCGACGCCGCTTTTGCCGTGTCCGGCAACCGGGCCGTGCTGTTCGGAGCCTCGGGTTCGGGCAAGACCCTGACGCTGCGCGCCCTGGCCGGCCTGCTGCGGCCCGATTCCGGCTCCATCAGCGTGGACGGCCGGGTCTTTTTCGATTCCGCCCAGGACGTCTTCGTGCCGCCCAGGCTTCGCCGCATCGGCTACGTGTTCCAGGACTACGCCCTTTTTCCCCACCTCACCGTGCGGCAAAACGTCGCCTTTGGCCTCTCACCCCTGACCGGCCGGCTCACGCCCCAGGCCGCCGAGCACGTCCAGAAAACCCTGGCCCTTTTCGGCATCGAGGGGCTGGCCGACCTGCGTCCGGCCCGGATTTCCGGCGGCCAGCGCCAGCGCGTGGCCCTGGCCAGGGCGCTGGTCTGCGAGCCAGGCGCCCTGCTCCTGGACGAACCCTTCTCGGCCCTGGACATTCCCCTGCGCCAGAAGGTGCGGGCCGAGCTGGCCGGCATCCTTTCGCGCCTGGACATTCCGCTGATCATGGTCACCCACGATCCGGCCGATGTGGCCTTTTTCGGCGGCGAGGTGGTGCGCTACGGCGAAGGCCGGGTCATCGACATGCACTCGGCCGAGGACATGCGGCGTTCCATGGTCAAGGTGGCCTAG
- the modB gene encoding molybdate ABC transporter permease subunit — MLDASVLPPLLLTFKVATLATALAALPAVCLARLAQVRDFPGRDVVDAVLTLPMVLPPTVLGYYIIVVLGRRGIIGSWLWDAFGVTIMFTWQGAVVAAAVVAFPLVYRSSRAAFEGVDGNLENAARTLGASETAIFLRVSFPLALRGVVAGVVLALARAMGEFGATLMVAGNLPGKTQTLSLAVYSATQAGNDALANELVLLISVACVALLVFVARIVKPKA, encoded by the coding sequence ATGCTAGACGCCAGCGTCCTGCCGCCTCTGCTCCTCACCTTCAAGGTGGCCACCCTGGCCACGGCCCTGGCCGCTCTGCCGGCGGTCTGCCTGGCCCGATTGGCCCAGGTGCGCGATTTCCCCGGCCGCGACGTCGTCGACGCCGTGCTGACACTGCCCATGGTGCTGCCGCCCACGGTCCTTGGCTACTACATCATCGTGGTGCTTGGCCGGCGCGGGATCATCGGCTCCTGGCTGTGGGACGCCTTCGGGGTGACCATCATGTTCACCTGGCAGGGCGCGGTGGTGGCGGCAGCGGTGGTGGCCTTTCCCCTGGTCTACCGTTCGTCCAGGGCGGCCTTTGAGGGTGTGGACGGCAATCTGGAAAACGCGGCCAGGACGCTTGGGGCTTCGGAGACGGCCATCTTTTTACGGGTGTCGTTTCCCCTGGCCCTGCGCGGGGTCGTGGCCGGCGTGGTGCTGGCCCTGGCCCGGGCCATGGGCGAGTTCGGGGCCACCCTCATGGTGGCCGGCAACCTGCCGGGCAAGACCCAAACCCTGTCCCTGGCCGTGTACAGCGCCACTCAGGCCGGCAACGACGCCCTGGCCAACGAACTGGTGCTGCTCATTTCCGTGGCCTGCGTGGCGCTTCTCGTGTTCGTCGCCAGAATCGTGAAACCGAAAGCCTAG
- a CDS encoding PilZ domain-containing protein has translation MSVPDLNHFHCPPGAKVILELSGLPDKLATVCVGHVRGRFVVTQAPAVPDTGREALYQLLYPDNTAIVRYLHEGTVVGFSTQVIRFIQIPFPLVFFTFPKKLESHDLRRHPRVACCLPGQACVAGADLAGMVLDLSHSGCLFSAALPETTPTKAPAVAIDDDVLLRCGLFGQSPDTALAGVVKRVSLSGRRLELGLKFRKLPEPAKQAIGSYLDQALSVLS, from the coding sequence ATGAGCGTCCCGGACCTCAACCACTTCCACTGCCCGCCGGGGGCCAAGGTCATCCTGGAACTGTCCGGGTTACCGGACAAGCTGGCCACGGTCTGCGTGGGCCACGTGCGCGGCCGTTTCGTCGTCACCCAGGCCCCGGCCGTACCGGACACCGGCCGTGAGGCCCTCTACCAACTCCTGTATCCCGACAATACGGCCATTGTGCGCTATCTCCACGAAGGCACGGTGGTGGGCTTTTCCACCCAGGTCATCCGGTTTATCCAAATTCCCTTTCCCCTGGTCTTTTTCACCTTTCCCAAAAAGCTCGAATCCCACGACCTGCGCCGCCATCCACGGGTGGCCTGCTGTCTGCCGGGCCAGGCCTGCGTGGCCGGGGCCGATCTGGCGGGCATGGTCCTGGACCTCAGCCACTCCGGCTGCCTGTTTTCCGCCGCCTTGCCCGAGACCACGCCGACCAAGGCCCCGGCCGTAGCCATAGACGACGACGTGCTGTTGCGCTGCGGCCTTTTCGGCCAATCCCCGGACACGGCCCTGGCCGGAGTAGTCAAGCGCGTCTCCCTGTCCGGCCGCCGGTTGGAACTGGGGCTCAAGTTTCGCAAGCTGCCCGAACCGGCCAAACAGGCCATTGGTTCCTATCTCGACCAGGCCCTGTCCGTGCTGAGCTGA
- a CDS encoding FadR/GntR family transcriptional regulator — protein sequence MPARLSPVRSRKLCDLVIQQIQEKISLGIFAPGTKIPTEPTLMAQLGVGRSTVREAIRVLVSAGLLEVRQGDGTYVLSGASGQEPLEYRLRRATAVEIREVRRIIEVETARLAAGNRTEADLETMRDCLARKKAAVAAGDTHGYVAADVAFHSAVAAASGNSLLADLYRSFCMVFQDFLDHLIADVGVNRYQDHIHNGLLDAITRQDGPEAARFAMEGLDHFTSDIKALGE from the coding sequence ATGCCCGCCCGCCTGAGCCCGGTCCGTTCGCGCAAACTGTGCGACCTCGTCATCCAGCAGATCCAGGAAAAGATCTCGCTGGGCATTTTCGCGCCGGGCACCAAGATCCCCACCGAACCGACGCTCATGGCCCAACTCGGGGTCGGACGCTCCACCGTGCGCGAAGCCATCCGCGTGCTGGTCAGCGCCGGCCTGCTGGAAGTGCGCCAGGGCGACGGCACCTATGTCCTCAGCGGCGCGTCCGGCCAGGAACCCCTGGAATACCGCCTGCGCCGGGCCACGGCCGTGGAGATCCGCGAGGTGCGCCGCATCATCGAGGTGGAAACCGCCCGCCTGGCCGCCGGCAACCGCACCGAGGCCGATCTGGAAACCATGCGCGATTGCCTGGCCCGCAAGAAAGCCGCCGTGGCCGCCGGCGACACCCATGGCTACGTGGCCGCCGACGTCGCTTTCCACTCCGCCGTGGCCGCCGCCAGCGGCAACAGCCTGCTGGCCGACCTGTACCGCAGCTTCTGCATGGTATTTCAGGATTTTCTCGACCATCTCATCGCTGATGTCGGCGTCAACCGCTACCAGGACCACATCCACAACGGCCTCCTCGACGCCATCACCCGCCAGGACGGCCCGGAAGCGGCCCGGTTCGCCATGGAAGGCCTCGACCACTTCACCAGCGACATCAAGGCCTTGGGAGAATAG
- a CDS encoding 4Fe-4S binding protein, with amino-acid sequence MSESLAAKAAPKTRLKVWRRATQVLGAAVLGQWSLYGILRCPFVVPYVSCQNCPVITCHGRLLPMYWGFWLALPASLLLFGRAFCGWACPGGLAVSLAGQLAPFGRAVVGRMSRLFRWTATGKYLALAGCLYVYYALGQPRVDVPIRVGAFFQAAALTFEHAMPLWLWRTGAVLGFFVLGLALAGAWCRFACPTGGALELLKGASLFKVYKTSACNGCGKCATVCEMATRPEETNCTNCGDCLDSCPVDAIGLGRKPREAGRS; translated from the coding sequence ATGTCTGAGAGCCTGGCGGCCAAGGCCGCCCCGAAAACGCGGCTGAAGGTCTGGCGTAGGGCGACCCAGGTCCTTGGCGCGGCCGTCCTTGGGCAGTGGAGTCTCTATGGCATCCTGCGTTGTCCCTTCGTCGTACCCTACGTGAGCTGCCAGAACTGCCCGGTCATCACCTGCCACGGCCGGCTGTTGCCCATGTACTGGGGCTTTTGGCTCGCCCTGCCGGCCAGCCTGCTCCTTTTTGGCCGGGCCTTTTGCGGCTGGGCTTGCCCGGGGGGGCTGGCCGTGTCCCTGGCCGGCCAGCTCGCCCCCTTCGGCCGGGCCGTCGTTGGCCGCATGTCCCGGTTGTTCCGGTGGACCGCGACGGGCAAGTACCTGGCCCTGGCCGGCTGCCTCTACGTCTACTACGCCCTGGGCCAGCCCCGGGTGGACGTGCCCATCCGGGTGGGAGCCTTTTTCCAGGCCGCCGCCCTGACCTTCGAGCACGCCATGCCGTTGTGGCTGTGGCGCACCGGCGCGGTGCTGGGGTTTTTCGTCCTGGGCCTGGCCCTGGCCGGAGCCTGGTGCCGCTTCGCCTGCCCCACCGGCGGGGCGCTGGAGCTCCTCAAGGGCGCGTCGCTGTTCAAGGTCTACAAAACCTCGGCCTGCAACGGCTGCGGCAAATGCGCCACGGTCTGCGAAATGGCGACCCGGCCCGAGGAAACCAACTGCACCAACTGCGGCGATTGCCTGGACAGCTGCCCCGTCGACGCCATCGGCCTCGGCCGCAAGCCCCGCGAAGCGGGGCGCAGCTAG